A single region of the Geobacillus subterraneus genome encodes:
- a CDS encoding ArsR/SmtB family transcription factor, producing the protein MSKKDTCEIYCYDEEKVNRIQGELQKEDISSVVLLFKALADENRAKIVYSLCQDEELCVCDIANIIGASVATTSHHLRTLYKQGIVKYRKEGKLAFYSLDDDHIKQLIMIALVHDKEVKVRV; encoded by the coding sequence ATGAGTAAGAAAGATACATGTGAAATTTATTGTTATGACGAAGAAAAAGTCAATCGAATACAAGGGGAATTGCAAAAAGAAGATATATCCAGTGTTGTCCTGTTGTTTAAAGCACTGGCAGATGAAAATAGGGCAAAAATTGTCTATTCACTTTGCCAAGATGAAGAGTTATGTGTATGTGATATTGCTAATATCATCGGGGCTTCTGTTGCAACAACTTCCCATCATTTACGGACTCTTTATAAACAAGGGATTGTAAAGTATCGAAAAGAAGGAAAGCTAGCATTTTATTCGCTGGATGATGACCATATTAAGCAGTTAATCATGATTGCGTTAGTACATGATAAAGAGGTGAAAGTCCGTGTCTGA